The Vescimonas coprocola genome includes a window with the following:
- a CDS encoding class I SAM-dependent methyltransferase: MRYKIEKNTVQEMLIIPLYARKMCSELYPNLYRDEAVRRLVNAVDYDFSALEKKSRNLMQRFGFLEVAMRQNDLAYEVRDYLKTRPTAAVVNLGCGLDCTGRTCDNGHCKIYNLDFPDVIAVRNQLLPSGDRETNIPCDLNDTAWLDKIDASGGAVFFAAGVFYYFLKEQVKTLVRAMADAFQGGVLVFDAANEKAVKLMLKTWLKDAEIKDVGAYFAVSDAKSEIGAWDSSLRVSSRGYMLGYNDLKGPSVSGFFRFLARVGDGMMRMQIVKIKFRGESDEASAL; encoded by the coding sequence GTGCGCTATAAAATTGAAAAGAACACGGTGCAGGAGATGCTGATCATTCCGCTGTACGCACGGAAAATGTGCTCCGAGCTGTACCCCAATTTGTACCGGGATGAGGCGGTGCGGCGGCTGGTAAACGCGGTCGACTATGATTTTTCCGCCTTGGAGAAAAAATCCCGCAATTTGATGCAGCGCTTCGGCTTCCTTGAGGTCGCCATGCGGCAGAACGACCTTGCCTACGAGGTGCGGGATTATCTGAAAACGCGCCCCACGGCAGCAGTGGTAAACCTCGGCTGTGGGCTGGACTGCACCGGCCGCACCTGCGACAACGGACACTGCAAAATCTACAATCTGGACTTTCCGGATGTCATTGCGGTGCGGAATCAGCTGCTTCCCTCCGGAGATCGGGAAACGAACATCCCCTGCGACCTGAATGACACAGCGTGGCTTGACAAAATCGACGCCTCCGGCGGCGCGGTCTTTTTTGCGGCGGGAGTGTTCTACTATTTCCTAAAGGAGCAGGTAAAAACACTGGTACGTGCTATGGCAGACGCCTTTCAAGGCGGCGTACTTGTGTTTGACGCCGCCAACGAAAAGGCGGTGAAACTGATGCTGAAAACATGGCTGAAGGATGCGGAAATCAAGGATGTGGGCGCGTACTTTGCCGTTTCGGACGCGAAAAGCGAGATCGGTGCGTGGGACAGCAGTTTGCGGGTCTCCAGCCGGGGCTATATGCTGGGCTACAACGATCTGAAAGGCCCGTCAGTCAGCGGCTTTTTCCGCTTCCTTGCCCGGGTCGGCGATGGGATGATGAGAATGCAGATCGTAAAAATCAAATTTAGAGGGGAAAGCGATGAAGCATCAGCACTTTGA
- a CDS encoding acyl-CoA thioester hydrolase/BAAT C-terminal domain-containing protein: MKHQHFDVGTVGFYGAYWACAGGSDCAVIAMIGDDPEDRLVRSAVKWLCGRGVNVLTMSPAKKDYGHHNYPLERVETAISWLKVNGNHKIGIAGASTTGTLALTAAAMFPDVTLTIAMTPSDFVWQGFMQGKRDGCKEWPVEGESLFSYRGKLLPYMPFCYQHPDYWHCIAAESKRTGDMVNSRKLFDDSEAAHPIEPEEYIPVENIRGKLLLIGAEDDALWDTAKYIRRMEKRLAEKPHECEIEMMVYAHGTHFVFPEGMLKIMLPIGSGLFVKFAFQAAKKYPKECRQTRIDIEKRMCRVLAEWKGAK, from the coding sequence ATGAAGCATCAGCACTTTGATGTGGGAACCGTCGGCTTTTACGGCGCATACTGGGCGTGTGCCGGCGGATCGGACTGCGCGGTCATTGCGATGATTGGTGACGATCCGGAGGATCGGCTTGTGCGTTCAGCCGTGAAATGGCTCTGCGGGCGGGGCGTAAATGTGCTCACCATGTCGCCTGCGAAAAAGGATTACGGCCATCATAATTATCCGCTGGAGCGTGTGGAGACGGCCATTTCGTGGCTGAAAGTCAACGGCAACCATAAAATTGGCATTGCCGGTGCATCGACTACGGGAACGCTGGCGCTGACAGCGGCTGCCATGTTCCCGGATGTTACCCTGACCATTGCCATGACGCCCAGCGATTTTGTGTGGCAGGGTTTTATGCAGGGCAAAAGGGACGGCTGCAAGGAATGGCCGGTCGAGGGTGAATCGCTGTTCTCCTACCGGGGCAAACTGCTGCCCTATATGCCGTTTTGCTATCAGCACCCGGACTATTGGCACTGTATCGCCGCCGAGAGCAAACGCACCGGCGATATGGTAAACTCCCGCAAGCTGTTTGACGATTCCGAGGCGGCGCACCCGATCGAGCCGGAAGAATACATTCCCGTTGAAAACATCCGGGGAAAGCTGCTGCTGATCGGCGCGGAGGACGATGCGCTGTGGGACACCGCAAAGTATATCCGCCGGATGGAAAAGCGCCTTGCCGAAAAACCGCATGAATGCGAGATTGAGATGATGGTTTATGCCCACGGCACCCACTTCGTTTTCCCGGAGGGAATGCTGAAAATCATGCTGCCGATTGGCTCCGGTCTATTTGTGAAGTTCGCATTTCAGGCAGCAAAAAAATATCCGAAGGAATGCCGCCAGACCCGGATAGACATCGAGAAACGGATGTGCCGGGTGTTAGCGGAATGGAAAGGAGCAAAGTGA
- a CDS encoding L-2-amino-thiazoline-4-carboxylic acid hydrolase, giving the protein MRWTGMPMAMWVLFAKSFEKQLTEVFGYDAKTAKAIRKTAKLRYKEIIAKLPEFEKGDRFQLNIIGCAMLGAFVLCMPRRPDTESLTVYYEKAQMTPLMKWFCRKSGKNKFTPKDISGMKATATLKAADRNPYSWNMEFYEYPDGSGYEGRFTKCGICVLMKKLGLYDLTPALCRLDYTMSEAGGVTDFVRQYTLASGGPYCDCGYKKKRLQEDRA; this is encoded by the coding sequence ATGCGTTGGACGGGAATGCCCATGGCCATGTGGGTGCTGTTTGCAAAGTCATTTGAAAAGCAACTGACAGAGGTGTTTGGTTATGATGCTAAAACCGCAAAAGCAATCCGAAAGACCGCAAAGCTCAGGTACAAAGAAATCATCGCCAAATTGCCGGAGTTTGAAAAGGGTGACCGCTTCCAATTGAACATCATTGGCTGCGCCATGCTGGGGGCGTTCGTTCTCTGTATGCCGAGGCGGCCGGATACGGAGTCGCTAACGGTATACTATGAGAAAGCTCAGATGACGCCGCTGATGAAGTGGTTCTGCCGCAAGAGCGGAAAAAACAAGTTTACCCCCAAAGATATTTCCGGCATGAAGGCGACCGCCACCTTGAAAGCCGCCGACCGCAACCCATATTCGTGGAACATGGAGTTTTACGAATATCCCGACGGCAGCGGCTATGAGGGACGCTTCACCAAATGCGGCATCTGTGTGCTGATGAAAAAGCTGGGGCTATATGACCTCACTCCCGCGCTGTGCCGTCTGGACTACACCATGAGCGAGGCGGGCGGCGTGACCGACTTTGTGCGGCAGTACACCCTCGCCTCCGGTGGACCCTACTGCGACTGCGGGTATAAGAAGAAACGGCTGCAAGAGGACAGAGCATGA
- a CDS encoding alpha/beta hydrolase produces the protein MKYFEFGQEHPELMVMLHGGGVCYRGALPVAEEMAKTYHVVLVAYDGFNPDEPETQFRSVPDEARRLGDYIVERYGGKIDILYGVSYGTFVLMDVLADKWLTITTTIANGMPTMDYADIKSPVLQNLYIFFLTGFSYWLIGKAGPIRKKLVCKMMGRTEESFDRIVYKDATWQSWVNQDKYMIGRHRNFDLFKRTDMYIWHGIASSTEKKLAKHVRAWQDKGYAFTYKVFPNMGHGTLAGEHPREFSKEVQAAHQCSLQKEKR, from the coding sequence ATGAAATACTTTGAGTTCGGGCAGGAGCATCCGGAGCTGATGGTCATGCTTCATGGCGGCGGGGTGTGCTATCGCGGCGCACTGCCGGTGGCAGAGGAGATGGCGAAAACCTACCATGTGGTGCTGGTGGCCTACGACGGCTTCAATCCCGATGAGCCGGAGACGCAGTTCCGGTCCGTGCCGGATGAGGCAAGGCGGCTGGGCGATTATATCGTGGAGCGCTACGGCGGAAAGATTGACATTCTCTACGGCGTGTCCTACGGAACATTCGTCCTCATGGACGTGCTGGCCGATAAGTGGCTGACCATCACGACTACCATTGCTAACGGTATGCCCACCATGGACTACGCCGACATCAAAAGCCCGGTTTTGCAGAACCTCTACATATTCTTCCTGACCGGCTTTTCCTATTGGCTCATCGGGAAGGCAGGCCCCATCCGGAAGAAGCTCGTCTGCAAGATGATGGGCCGCACGGAGGAATCCTTCGACCGCATCGTCTACAAAGACGCCACCTGGCAGAGCTGGGTCAATCAGGACAAGTACATGATCGGGCGGCACCGGAATTTTGATCTTTTCAAGCGCACGGACATGTACATCTGGCACGGCATTGCAAGCTCGACGGAAAAGAAGCTGGCGAAACATGTCAGAGCGTGGCAGGACAAGGGCTATGCCTTTACCTACAAGGTTTTTCCCAATATGGGTCACGGCACACTGGCGGGCGAACACCCGCGGGAGTTTTCAAAAGAGGTGCAGGCGGCGCACCAGTGCAGCCTGCAAAAGGAGAAGCGATGA